A single window of Novipirellula galeiformis DNA harbors:
- a CDS encoding PPC domain-containing protein yields MLHSFFAIAGRCICILAGGWMAINADAAPPVIQDILPRGIAAGGTRAIEIRGTELGEITEVWTSFPTELKSEPVGNTAATDAETAEPTPTDPSRYRCELTLAADQPVGVGAIRVATKDGVSPWHLFMVDDLPSVAESGVHDQMANAQDLAWPIAVDGTSDAFKSDFYRLELKAETELSFEVVAQRIGSPLDTVLTLFNEMGEPLVVSDDEPSSGADSRFVFRVPTAGVYFLALRDVQHRGGADYRYRLRVGRFPLIRCVYPLGSDNESLASLDFVNADDSILKPSADLRARFDSEQGGPVIDGGPGTRGGPVTLSLKPADHDASGFTTMPAEPSIDSVLEQEPNGEREHAVALPVPGIAYGRFAQEQDVDFYQWTAAEGQRVVVTAESQHYGSPADVYLRLWTEAGVMLAEGSSQGAQRTQLTYAATKAGKVFLSAEDLQQRGGAAYAYRLAIEVDPPAFTLTTDGDTFNVAQNGTLVVKVTAKRTGEKGPIELSLQSAEVGALEGVTLEQNVIAEGANVLEFKAKLPSTWNPGELHRVKIVGSVSGGEGSPRQVVSTLPAIEARGVDGMRVPQFLDGAMVIGVTPATPSPEKTEEK; encoded by the coding sequence ATGCTGCATTCCTTCTTTGCCATTGCTGGACGTTGCATTTGCATTCTCGCGGGTGGATGGATGGCGATCAACGCTGACGCCGCTCCTCCGGTGATTCAAGACATCCTGCCTCGTGGAATTGCGGCTGGAGGCACACGAGCGATCGAAATTCGCGGCACGGAGCTTGGCGAGATTACTGAGGTTTGGACCAGTTTTCCGACGGAGCTCAAATCCGAACCGGTTGGCAACACAGCTGCAACGGATGCAGAAACCGCGGAGCCCACGCCCACCGATCCGTCGCGATACCGTTGTGAGTTAACCCTTGCCGCAGATCAGCCGGTGGGGGTGGGAGCCATTCGCGTCGCCACGAAGGATGGCGTTAGCCCCTGGCATCTGTTCATGGTCGATGACCTACCATCGGTTGCCGAGTCCGGCGTACATGACCAGATGGCCAACGCGCAAGACTTAGCGTGGCCGATTGCCGTTGATGGCACTAGCGATGCGTTCAAGTCGGATTTCTATCGCTTGGAACTGAAGGCGGAAACGGAGTTGTCCTTTGAAGTGGTCGCCCAGCGGATTGGATCTCCGCTCGATACGGTGTTGACCCTGTTTAATGAGATGGGGGAACCGTTGGTCGTCAGCGATGATGAACCAAGTTCCGGCGCGGACAGTCGGTTTGTGTTTCGAGTTCCGACGGCAGGAGTCTATTTCCTTGCGTTGCGGGACGTGCAACATCGTGGTGGAGCCGACTATCGCTATCGCTTGCGCGTCGGGCGTTTCCCGTTGATCCGTTGCGTTTATCCCCTCGGGAGCGACAACGAATCGCTAGCGTCGCTGGATTTCGTCAACGCGGATGATTCGATCTTGAAGCCTAGCGCAGACTTGCGAGCTCGTTTCGATTCCGAACAAGGTGGCCCAGTGATAGACGGTGGCCCAGGGACGCGCGGTGGCCCAGTGACGCTGAGCCTAAAGCCGGCGGATCACGATGCCTCTGGATTCACGACCATGCCCGCTGAGCCCTCGATCGACTCGGTCCTTGAGCAAGAGCCTAACGGGGAACGCGAGCATGCGGTTGCGTTGCCAGTCCCTGGCATTGCGTATGGTCGATTTGCGCAGGAACAGGACGTTGATTTCTATCAATGGACGGCGGCTGAGGGCCAACGCGTGGTGGTTACCGCCGAATCGCAACATTATGGATCGCCCGCGGACGTCTACCTCCGGTTGTGGACGGAAGCGGGAGTGATGCTCGCGGAGGGCTCGAGCCAAGGCGCGCAGCGAACGCAATTGACTTATGCTGCAACCAAGGCGGGCAAGGTGTTCTTGAGTGCCGAGGATTTGCAGCAACGTGGCGGTGCGGCCTACGCGTATCGATTGGCCATCGAAGTGGATCCACCGGCGTTCACTTTGACGACCGACGGGGATACTTTCAACGTGGCCCAAAACGGCACGCTGGTGGTCAAGGTGACCGCCAAACGTACTGGCGAAAAGGGGCCCATCGAATTGTCATTGCAGAGCGCTGAAGTGGGGGCGTTGGAGGGGGTGACGTTGGAGCAAAACGTGATCGCCGAAGGCGCCAACGTGCTGGAGTTCAAGGCCAAGCTGCCGTCGACTTGGAACCCAGGCGAATTGCACCGAGTCAAGATCGTGGGTAGCGTCAGCGGCGGCGAGGGTTCGCCGCGGCAAGTCGTTAGCACGTTGCCCGCGATCGAAGCACGCGGCGTTGATGGGATGCGGGTGCCGCAATTCCTGGACGGTGCAATGGTTATAGGGGTGACACCGGCAACACCGAGTCCGGAAAAAACGGAGGAGAAGTAG